Proteins from one Mycobacterium sp. EPa45 genomic window:
- a CDS encoding DUF3592 domain-containing protein produces the protein MARLLTLLTAALPRRDPDVADTTRRKVLRWTKCAVWIIIGLVTLQSLLLVAGAWRNDRQIERNMGVAQAEVLSAGPRRSTIEFVTPDRVTYRPELGVLYPSELAEGMRIYVEYDRNNPDLVRVQHRTAALAIIPAGSIAVVAWLIGGLVLTGLVLAERRVTQVDISLDNQLLS, from the coding sequence ATCGCCCGCCTGCTGACCCTGCTGACAGCCGCCCTGCCCCGGCGCGATCCTGATGTCGCCGACACGACACGGCGAAAAGTGTTGCGCTGGACCAAGTGCGCCGTATGGATCATCATCGGACTGGTCACCTTGCAGTCGCTTCTGCTGGTGGCCGGGGCCTGGCGCAATGATCGTCAGATCGAACGCAACATGGGCGTCGCACAGGCAGAGGTGTTGTCCGCCGGCCCCCGCCGCTCGACGATCGAGTTCGTCACCCCGGACCGCGTCACCTACCGCCCCGAGCTCGGTGTGCTTTATCCGTCGGAGCTGGCCGAGGGGATGCGGATCTACGTCGAGTACGACCGGAACAACCCGGATCTCGTTCGGGTGCAACACCGCACCGCTGCACTCGCCATCATCCCGGCAGGGTCGATCGCGGTGGTGGCGTGGCTCATCGGGGGGCTGGTGCTGACCGGGCTGGTTCTGGCGGAGCGCCGGGTGACTCAGGTCGACATCAGCTTGGACAACCAGTTGTTGTCGTAG
- the menD gene encoding 2-succinyl-5-enolpyruvyl-6-hydroxy-3-cyclohexene-1-carboxylic-acid synthase, which produces MNPSTAQARVVVDELIRGGVRDVVLCPGSRNAPLAFALADADRAGRLRLHVRIDERTAGFLAIGLAVAERAPVCVAMTSGTAVANMGPAVVEANYARVPLIVLSANRPYELLGTGANQTFEQLGYFGTQVRAAISLGLAEESANKLDSLNAQWRSATCRVLAAATGARTANAGPVQFDIPLREPLVPDAEAAAADIPPGRPDGKPWTYTPPVAFDQPLEIDLTPDTVVIAGHGAGVHPNLAALPTVAEPTAPPAANPLHPLALPLLKPRQVIMLGRPTLHRPVSTLLADPSVPVYALTTGPRWPDVSGNSAATGTRAETTGTPDPAWLQRCAEVNAHTMDAVRQQLAAHPLTTGLHVAAAVADAMRPGDQLVLGASNPVRDAALVGLNTEGIKVRSNRGVAGIDGTVSTIIGAALAHTGRTIGLIGDLTFVHDSSGLLIGPTEPTPKNLTIVVSNDNGGGIFELLEQGDPRFSDVSSRIFGTPHDVDVGALCRAYHIDARQIEVDELSGALAETHEGMRVLEVKADRSSLRQLHAAIRAAL; this is translated from the coding sequence ATGAACCCATCGACGGCTCAGGCGCGCGTCGTCGTCGACGAATTGATCCGCGGCGGCGTCCGCGACGTCGTGCTGTGTCCGGGTTCGCGTAACGCCCCATTGGCCTTCGCACTGGCCGACGCCGACCGGGCCGGCCGGCTGCGCCTGCACGTCCGCATCGACGAGCGCACCGCCGGCTTCCTGGCGATCGGGCTGGCGGTGGCCGAACGCGCGCCGGTGTGCGTGGCGATGACATCGGGCACCGCGGTGGCCAACATGGGACCCGCGGTCGTCGAGGCCAACTACGCACGGGTGCCGCTGATCGTGCTCTCGGCCAACCGGCCCTACGAGCTGCTGGGCACCGGCGCCAACCAGACCTTCGAGCAACTCGGCTACTTCGGCACGCAGGTCCGCGCCGCGATCAGTCTGGGTCTGGCCGAGGAGTCGGCAAACAAGCTCGACTCGCTCAACGCGCAGTGGCGCTCGGCGACCTGCCGGGTACTGGCCGCCGCGACCGGCGCCCGCACCGCCAACGCCGGCCCGGTGCAGTTCGATATCCCGCTGCGCGAGCCGCTCGTGCCGGACGCCGAGGCCGCCGCGGCGGACATCCCGCCCGGCCGGCCGGACGGCAAGCCGTGGACATACACCCCGCCGGTGGCGTTCGACCAGCCGCTGGAGATCGACCTCACCCCCGACACCGTGGTGATCGCCGGGCACGGCGCCGGTGTCCATCCGAATCTGGCCGCGCTGCCGACGGTCGCCGAGCCGACGGCCCCGCCCGCCGCCAACCCGCTGCACCCGTTGGCGCTCCCGCTGCTCAAACCCCGCCAGGTGATCATGCTGGGCCGCCCGACGCTGCACCGGCCGGTGTCGACGCTGCTGGCCGACCCGTCGGTGCCGGTCTACGCGTTGACCACCGGGCCGCGCTGGCCGGACGTCTCGGGTAACTCCGCGGCCACTGGCACGCGCGCTGAGACCACCGGTACGCCGGACCCGGCGTGGCTGCAGCGCTGCGCGGAGGTCAACGCGCACACGATGGACGCCGTGCGCCAGCAGCTGGCCGCCCACCCGTTGACGACCGGCCTGCACGTCGCGGCCGCCGTCGCCGATGCGATGCGCCCGGGGGACCAGCTGGTCCTCGGCGCCTCCAACCCGGTCCGCGACGCGGCCCTCGTCGGGCTGAATACCGAGGGCATCAAGGTCCGCTCCAACCGTGGGGTGGCCGGTATCGACGGCACCGTGTCGACGATCATCGGCGCCGCGTTGGCGCACACGGGCCGGACCATCGGTCTGATCGGGGACCTGACGTTCGTCCACGACAGCTCGGGCCTGTTGATCGGCCCCACCGAGCCGACGCCGAAGAACCTGACGATCGTGGTGTCCAACGACAACGGTGGCGGCATCTTCGAACTCCTCGAGCAGGGCGACCCACGGTTCTCCGACGTGTCGTCGCGGATTTTCGGCACCCCGCACGACGTCGACGTCGGCGCGCTGTGCCGGGCGTATCACATCGATGCCCGCCAGATCGAGGTCGACGAGCTCAGCGGTGCGCTCGCCGAGACGCATGAGGGCATGCGGGTGCTGGAGGTCAAGGCCGACCGCTCGTCGCTGCGGCAACTGCACGCCGCGATCCGAGCGGCACTGTGA
- a CDS encoding thioredoxin domain-containing protein, whose product MRFWSVLVVALVVLVTGCSREITGVAQVDPHGPGTALSKDGFGIVAGDPSARVHIELYTEPQCNHCADLQKDFGDQMARYMNLGQLVVTYRPLTFLDDQPGGYSDRVSNALFLAVGPNTSAKTFQAFVEDLWGHQDSHGKGPSDAQIADMARESGIPASAVDAMRAAKPALDVQQMADTNFEYLYEIDPVNSGTPTVFDLNTNEKIDIYDNNWLSKLMST is encoded by the coding sequence ATGCGGTTCTGGTCTGTGCTGGTGGTCGCGCTGGTGGTGCTGGTCACAGGTTGCAGCAGGGAAATAACCGGTGTGGCACAGGTTGATCCGCACGGGCCGGGGACGGCGTTGAGCAAGGACGGTTTCGGCATCGTGGCGGGCGACCCCAGTGCGCGGGTTCACATCGAGCTGTACACCGAACCGCAATGCAACCACTGTGCGGACCTGCAGAAGGATTTCGGTGATCAGATGGCCCGGTACATGAACCTCGGCCAGCTGGTCGTGACCTACCGTCCGCTGACGTTTCTCGATGACCAGCCGGGCGGTTATTCCGACCGGGTGAGCAACGCCCTGTTCCTGGCGGTCGGCCCGAACACGTCCGCCAAGACATTTCAGGCGTTCGTCGAAGACCTTTGGGGCCACCAGGATTCACACGGCAAGGGGCCCAGCGACGCCCAGATCGCCGACATGGCACGAGAAAGCGGTATTCCCGCCTCAGCGGTCGATGCGATGCGGGCGGCCAAACCCGCACTGGACGTCCAGCAGATGGCCGACACCAACTTCGAGTATCTCTACGAGATCGACCCGGTCAACTCCGGCACCCCAACGGTATTCGACTTGAACACCAACGAGAAGATCGACATCTACGACAACAACTGGTTGTCCAAGCTGATGTCGACCTGA